A window of Brassica napus cultivar Da-Ae unplaced genomic scaffold, Da-Ae ScsIHWf_1282;HRSCAF=1832, whole genome shotgun sequence genomic DNA:
AATTGAAACAAGGAAAGTAAAGGATTCCATAAGCAAAAGCCACGAGATAATATAAATACGACAGGACCTCATAAAAGCATAGAACATTAAAAGAAAGGAAAATTAGCAATTCAAGGTGGGAACAATAGCCAACATAACAACACGTAGATTATCCAACTAAAATACCCTTTAACCTAATTTACAATTCACCTCTAGATCACATTACTTTAGCAAGATCCCAGACATCAATGATATATCTAGCACAGATCAGGCCAACGAATGCACCAGCTAGATGCCAAACTAATTTATGTCTGGAAGATATACCTTCCCTGATGTGTGATACACTGCATTCGGGTGTGGATATGGTTGAAAACAGTTGGAAACTCTCTGCTATCTGTATCACCTGCGAAAAGTTAAGAAGCACTGAAACTTGAAAACATTTTTGAGGAAAACACACAAATAACTAAAACAGAGTAGTATAAAAAAAGTATATGCCTTACAATAATGTTCACATACAAAATTAGAGAGCACCAAAGAGAATGTATTTACCTCTCCATGGCTGGTCACAAATGAGCATGAGCCTCCCAGCAAAGGTGACAAGACAAGGGGGACATCTGATGGAGCTTTGTCTATGTCCTCAAGAACCACCCAGAAACCATTCATAATAGCCTGCCACGatgaaaagcaaaaaaatattaacgtaAAAATAGGAGGAAAGATACCACTAGGGTGCCATCTGAATTCCATGCAACAAACCTGGGTAAGTGAGCCAGGCTGCCATTTAAATTCTCCAGGTTGATCAGTACACACATAAGTGCCAACCAACGTTTTCCCGTCAAGTTGATCATCCATGTGGATAAACACAACtaccaaaaataaacaaaatatagtgAGAAATAATTCAGTTTAGGGCTTCATTTTAATGTGGAAATACTCAATGAATTAGTGTGAACAGCAATATCTCAAGATAGTTGTTTTTCCTCTTCCAGCATAGTAGAAAGTTCCTTGAATTTAGTTAAGTACTAAAAAATGagatagatattaaaaatatatcataccCTGGTTACCACTCTCATCAGCCAATCTTCTAATGAGGGCAGACTTTCCAGAGCCCGAGGGACCGTACAGAAGAACAGGTCGTTTTTGACTAACAGCCAATGAGACCATTTCAAATGATTTCTTCACCCTAGAGTGAATTTCAAATGGTTCAGCGAAAGATTTGACATCCCTGAATTGAAGAGGAAGGAGGAATCAAGCCGAAATGAGAAAATTAACATCGAGTACACGTGGCATAAGAGAAGAAATTTATTGAAAAGAAACACAAAGTAAACCGACCAGGTGTCCAGCCTTCGGATCTTCATCAACGGCTCCTTTTCTTCCACTCCTGCTGATTGTCGCTTGTGAATCCCAGGTGCAAGGGTACTAAAATCTTGAAAAGACCTCAACCCCTTGTATGTTGGCAACTGAATGTATGATCCAGCCTTTTCTATTTCTATATCCTGACAAAATTCTTCCCAGCTGAATGCACCAAAGAAAATAAACCTTCAGAAACAAAACTTAAGACAAAAACTGAATAAAGAAGTCTTGAGTAGAGTTAAAAGGGATTACCGTAGCAAGTATGAGAATGCTTCCTCTCCTTCAAAACCGTAACATCCTGCCATTCTGTCAGTGCATCTTAAAACAACAGACAGAATCTGTATCCCACACCACACAGCCTCTCGATGCTTTTCCACAAAATCTCTTCTCTGGCTCGGGCAGTCTGAGAGCTTTTTCATGGACTCCAAGTAACAGGACCAATCCCACAGCTTGGAGAAAACCTCAGGTCTAATAACCAGAAAACGATAGGCTACTTGAAGACAAAGCAAGTATGCAGCTGTAGTAGCCTGATTCAGGGGAGAGAAAAATATTCAATGAATAACTACGATGTCATAGGATGCTAAAACATCTACAAATGTCAAAAGATAACAAGTATTTACCTCCATCTGCGACTCAGAAATGATTTCTTTCACAAGAATCCGCTCGTATGGTGGTGGAGCTTTCTTAAAATAACTTAGAATAGACCTACACAGTTAGCAAAACCTTCTCTTAGTAAACTTCTAACAGATATCTAAGCTTTACTGCTTGTTTACATAAATGACTCTCATCTTCTATATTCTTACCCTAGCAAGGACGTGTTTAGATGAAGAGCACGACTGAAAGCCAAGCAAGCACACTCGTGAAGCTCCAGCCTTTGTCCACGCCGAACGTAAAAGTCAATGACACTAACACCTTCCTTCAACGCATTTTCCAAGACTGACACATCGTCCGAGTAGTCACTACTTGAGCTGAGATCACCCACTAGGTGGAGAAGACCCACCACTCTATCAACAACTCTTCTTATAATGGGAAGAAAGTAATGAACCAAAGGAATGGTAAGCTCCGGGTGAAGAAACACATCAGACAAAACATTAATCACTTCCTCGTTATCCACCACTTCTCCTCcctaaacaacaacaaagaaaaaacatttcaGCCAAACTTGAATTCGTGTTTCTGGGTCACTTTAGTAAGCAATTACAAGAAGGTACCTTGCTGAGAATCGAATTGAAAAATGGAAAAGCTGCGACTTTGGGGCAACGTTCAGAAAACGTCTCCAACGCGAGTTTGAGATTGAAACTCCCGTCAATAGCCATCGAAACCTGTTGCAGAAGAGGCTAGAGAGTAGGGTTTATGTGTTAATTTCGACACAGCGAGAGAGAGCAAAATTGTTTTgggagaaggaggaggaggaggcggcGTAGGTTTAAGGGTTTAAGAGAACCCTTTAAGCTTTTTTGTTCGACTCGAAAAGGCGGTATGTATACGTATTGGGTTTTAAGactattaaatatattgtatagtcatcaaaatatcaaaactatatttttttttttttttttgctaaactgtaaATATCATTTAACTAAATGAAAAGTTTGTCCTAAACAAGCTAAGATTTTTACACACTTATTTCTTGgcaaaaattagataaaaaacaagaaagtcaGTAGTTAtagaatgagaagaagaaatcaTCTAATCCAAAGGCACATGAGTCCTCGAAAGTTCCTCTTGTGCTGTCTTGCAGTGATGGCATTCTTGATGTCTCTGTCCATGAGCTTAAACATTTGTAGAGGAGAGAGATGAACGTTGTTGTGTAGTACGTTGTTACGTTGTCTCCATAAATGAAAGACCATTCCATGAGTAAGCAGTCTCCTGAGGGTAGCAGGCGCCGCTTGCGTTGAGAATCTACTCCATGATAACAGCTCCGCCCATGTGATGAAACCTGTCTGTGCAGGATCGATCCTGGCAAGTGCTAAGGTCCAAATCTGAGTACTGAACCTGCACTTAAGAAACAAGTGATCTCTGACTTCATCTTCAGTGCTACACAG
This region includes:
- the LOC106409443 gene encoding uncharacterized protein LOC106409443; translated protein: MARTAEDSHLLLHGMSLDLEALSSSGPKRFGLKGLTEDEVRDHLFLKCRFSTQIWTLALARIDPAQTGFITWAELLSWSRFSTQAAPATLRRLLTHGMVFHLWRQRNNVLHNNVHLSPLQMFKLMDRDIKNAITARQHKRNFRGLMCLWIR